A DNA window from Calliphora vicina chromosome 1, idCalVici1.1, whole genome shotgun sequence contains the following coding sequences:
- the LOC135964185 gene encoding CLK4-associating serine/arginine rich protein has translation MWHEARKQERRIRGLIVDYRRRAERRQDFYEKIQADPTQFIQIHGRRCKIHLDPAVAAAGDGAAIIVPWQGQHDNLIDRFDVRAHLDYIPVIPKSSDNDADISQEERQCNYERYRILAQNDFLNVSEEKFLHQLFLEEQFGANAPLEGQSNQGKKKSQKSGAAIGYSYDDSTENPADAQQPFAHLKHSIAAGGAGGPSAGTATAATMKKTEHESESESDSDMDMDVSIEVTKLDTNQAHELNACGRNYGMLSNDFYSYLTKDADEADALRLAREEEREKILLGGRKSRRERRAQKERRIARRPFSPPSYAAKEDNIGKDEESDSRSPSPSDTTEKITYITSFGGEDELQPHSKITITLGKGSSTLGAACVGASTSAALGQTTYAQKVKENLEKLKQLNVTTKRRATRSHSYSRSRSHSRTRRRSRRSPRKSRSRSASYKRHRKVDKRSATRSRSRSPNKLRSSYSRRHREGYKRSRTRSHTRSHSKSRSRRRRYNTSSSSSSTSSIVRSSVSPLRTNYKSLRRSKRSPKNISSSKHRSRSSSLSNTKRGRATDAKEKSKSPRKALETAITKQTEIILPSITSTAPLKTALTVPPPPVPPPIETAVSKQSLPVVNVIEPPPPPLKRYYGRKKDEYSSSENNSESENNNDEDTSAQPPKIKETLDTQELMDVDTTSEKSNPLPSTSTYKGKSQQQTPQQTGKYGSNASNSNAPETKGSSGSGGGGGSSSSGRLNLRERLKRKMQNLLNKQYKADKKAEIEKTERERQLQQEREEEMRELSIKLRRRQREIRHRYGSQNSKESESDTSDTAVATKTKRSKSRSSERSSVKTSRRRSREHKHKSPLTLKRSASRERRRSPSRSSRQPRSCSQSRSRRSNSRRRRRSVSRPRRHREPSYERSSRYTTERSRYDDRRRRSTSRNERERDRDRDRERDRDRERDRDRLRNRDRDRDSDRQRYWGSSGTSDRYRSDRGGDGRERSDRDRHHRDHRAAEGSQPSAASATTSSTTASRSRVVISAPPKLKKLVDY, from the exons atgtgGCATGAAGCCCGTAAACAAGAACGCCGCATACGCGGTCTTATTGTTGATTACAGACGCCGGGCAGAACGGAGAcaagatttttatgaaaaaatt CAAGCGGATCCTACACAATTCATACAAATTCATGGCAGACGTTGCAAAATACATTTGGATCCAGCCGTTGCAGCGGCCGGAGATGGAGCTGCAATCAT TGTTCCTTGGCAAGGCCAACATGATAACCTAATAGATCGTTTCGATGTTCGTGCTCACCTGGACTATATACCTGTCATACCGAAAAGCTCGGATAATGATGCGGACATATCTCAGGAAGAGCGGCAATGTAACTACGAACGTTACAGAATATTAGCACAAAATGATTTCTTAAATGTGTCTGAAGagaaatttttacatcaattaTTTTTGGAGGAACAGTTTGGCGCAAATGCACCACTGGAGGGTCAAAGTAATCAGGGCAAAAAGAAATCACAGAAGTCGGGCGCTGCTATAGGGTATTCGTATGATGATTCAACGGAAAATCCTGCGGATGCTCAACAACCTTTTGCACATCTAAAGCATTCAATAGCTGCAGGAGGCGCAGGAGGACCTTCAGCTGGTACTGCAACTGCAGCCACTATGAAGAAGACTGAACATGAATCAGAATCAGAGTCGGACTCTGATATGGATATGGATGTATCCATAGAAGTGACGAAGTTGGATACAAATCAGGCACATGAATTAAATGCATGTGGTCGTAATTATGGCATGTTGAGTAATGATTTCTACTCCTATTTGACAAAAGATGCTGATGAGGCGGACGCATTACGCTTAGCCAGAGAAGAGGAACGTGAAAAAATCCTACTAGGAGGTCGTAAGTCAAGAAGGGAAAGGCGAGCACAAAAAGAAAGGCGAATTGCAAGGAGACCTTTTAGTCCGCCAAGTTATGCGGCTAAAGaagataatataggaaaggatGAAGAAAGTGATTCAAGGTCACCTTCTCCATCTGATACCACCGAGAAAATCACATATATCACATCATTTGGTGGTGAAGATGAGTTGCAACCTCATTCCAAAATTACAATAACATTGGGCAAGGGATCTTCTACATTGGGAGCAGCGTGTGTGGGTGCAAGTACTTCAGCTGCCTTAGGACAAACTACATATGCTCAGAAGGTAAAGGAAAATTTGGAAAAGCTGAAACAATTAAATGTCACCACAAAGAGGAGAGCCACCCGAAGTCATAGCTATTCACGTAGTAGATCGCACAGTCGAACACGTAGGCGTTCGCGGAGATCTCCTCGTAAATCTAGATCTAGAAGTGCATCGTACAAAAGACATCGGAAAGTTGACAAAAGGTCTGCTACCCGTTCACGATCTAGATCGCCAAATAAATTACGTAGTTCCTACTCGAGAAGACATAGGGAAGGTTATAAACGATCTAGAACTAGATCACATACGAGATCTCATTCTAAATCAAGATCAAGACGTAGACGCTACAATACttcatcgtcgtcatcatcaaCATCGTCAATTGTCCGAAGTTCCGTGTCACCATTGCGAACAAATTATAAATCATTAAGAAGATCAAAACGCAGCCCTAAGAATATTTCATCTTCAAAACACAGATCTCGTAGTTCTTCACTATCGAACACAAAGCGTGGCAGAGCAACAGATGCAAAAGAGAAATCCAAATCTCCTCGCAAAGCCTTAGAAACTGCAATTACTAAACAAACCGAAATTATATTGCCCTCAATAACCTCAACAGCGCCATTGAAAACAGCTTTAACAGTCCCCCCTCCGCCTGTACCTCCGCCTATTGAAACAGCCGTCAGTAAACAATCATTACCCGTTGTAAATGTTATCGAACCCCCTCCTCCGCCACTAAAGCGTTATTATGGTCGGAAAAAAGATGAATATTCTTCATCTGAAAATAATTCAGAATCTGAAAATAACAATGATGAGGACACTTCAGCGCAACctccaaaaattaaagaaacattAGATACTCAAGAACTAATGGATGTGGACACTAC ctctGAAAAGTCTAATCCTTTGCCTTCAACTTCAACGTATAAGGGAAAATCGCAACAGCAAACGCCGCAACAAACAGGCAAATATGGCTCCAACGCGTCTAATAGTAATGCTCCCGAAACCAAA GGATCATCTGGAAGTGGAGGTGGTGGTGGCAGTAGCAGCAGTGGACGATTAAATTTACGCGAACGTTTAAAAAGGAAAATGCAGAATTTGCTTAATAAGCAAT ATAAAGCTGACAAAAaagctgaaattgaaaaaaccgaaaGGGAAAGACAATTACAACAGGAACGAGAAGAGGAAATGCGTGAATTATCCATAAAATTACGCAGAAG GCAAAGAGAAATACGTCATCGTTATGGGTCACAAAATAGTAAGGAATCGGAAAGTGATACTTCGGACACAGCTGTAGCTACCAAAACAAAACGTAGCAAATCACGTAGCAGCGAACGTTCTAGTGTTAAAACATCCAGACGTCGTAGTCGAGAGCATAAACACAAATCACCATTAACATTAAAACGTTCTGCTAGTCGTGAGCGCAGACGATCACCAAGTCGTTCTAGTAGACAACCTAGGTCATGTTCTCAATCTCGTAGTAGGCGTAGCAACTCAAGACGACGAAGACGTAGTGTATCGCGTCCCAGACGTCATCGAGAGCCAAGCTACGAACGATCTTCGCGTTATACTACTGAAAGGTCACGATATGACGATCGTCGTAGGCGATCAACATCAAGAAATGAACGTGAACGAGATAGAGACCGTGACCGCGAACGGGATCGAGATCGTGAGCGAGACAGGGATCGTTTGCGCAATAGGGATAGGGATCGTGATAGTGATAGACAAAGGTATTGGGGTAGTAGTGGTACCTCAGATCGTTATCGCTCCGATAGAGGCGGCGATGGACGAGAACGCTCGGATAGAGATAGACATCATCGGGATCACCGTGCTGCTGAAGGTTCTCAACCGTCTGCTGCAAGTGCTACTACCTCTTCAACGACAGCGAGTCGCAGTCGTGTTGTTATTTCAGCTCCaccaaaattaaagaaattggtGGATTATTAG
- the Ppox gene encoding protoporphyrinogen oxidase encodes MPIVLGGGISGLSAGYYLLKKFGQPTAIFEASNRVGGWIRTEKHKEKGFIFEAGPRTIRPKGIPGANTLELIEDLQVPIEGIKSSHAAAKNRMIYAKGKLCMLPNSLGGAMKTIPPFSQPLMMAVWNDLMAGAKKIKYGDESIYDFVHRRFGSEIADYAISPMICGICAGDAKEISVRFLMNDLFETEQKYGGVVKGMLMSTMNKSKKDMKGLGLFAEKEPNLYTEAKKEKWSMYGVEDGLETLPRRMNEYLKDHNVEVNLSSECKDMIFSSNGARLNIKDQEIETEHVISSIPSYKLAACLKNQHPGLAGQLLAIPYADVAVVNLQYNTNDLLKQSAFGFLVPPLERRPILGVIFDSCCFDMQENTVLTVMMGGKWFEHYFGRNPTQKELLDIALNELQHILGIHQEPKTTRVHILKKCIPQYNVGHRQRVEDIRRYIQRYKLPLSLCGSAYDGVGINDVILSARKSVYELPSI; translated from the coding sequence ATGCCCATTGTTTTGGGAGGAGGCATTAGTGGCCTTTCGGCCGgctattatttattgaaaaaatttggtCAACCAACTGCTATCTTTGAAGCTTCCAATCGTGTGGGTGGCTGGATACGAACGGAAAAACATAAAGAAAAGGGTTTCATATTTGAAGCGGGACCAAGAACAATTAGACCCAAGGGTATACCAGGAGCTAATACGTTAGAGTTGATAGAAGATCTTCAAGTACCTATAGAAGGTATCAAATCTTCGCATGCTGCTGCCAAGAATCGCATGATCTATGCAAAGGGTAAGCTATGTATGCTTCCCAATAGTTTAGGAGGTGCAATGAAAACCATACCACCATTTAGTCAACCCTTAATGATGGCAGTTTGGAATGATTTAATGGCTGGTGCGAAAAAAATCAAGTATGGCGATGAGTCCATTTATGATTTTGTTCACAGAAGATTTGGTTCAGAGATTGCCGATTATGCCATAAGTCCTATGATTTGTGGCATTTGTGCGGGAGATGCAAAAGAGATAAGTGTTCGTTTTTTAATGAATGACCTGTTTGAAACAGAGCAGAAATACGGTGGGGTAGTTAAAGGCATGCTTATGAGTACCatgaataaaagtaaaaaagacaTGAAAGGTTTGGGTTTATTTGCCGAAAAAGAACCGAATTTATATACGGAAGCaaagaaagaaaaatggagCATGTACGGAGTAGAAGACGGTTTGGAGACTCTGCCTAGACGTATGAACGAATATTTAAAGGACCACAACGTAGAAGTTAATCTAAGCTCAGAATGCAAAGACATGATTTTCTCTAGTAATGGAGCAcgtttaaatattaaagacCAGGAAATAGAAACCGAACATGTGATTAGTTCCATACCCAGCTACAAACTAGCCGCATGCCTCAAGAATCAACATCCTGGTTTAGCGGGCCAACTTTTAGCAATACCCTATGCCGATGTAGCTGTAGTCAATTTACAGTACAACACTAACGATCTGCTGAAACAGTCTGCATTTGGTTTCTTAGTTCCTCCTTTAGAAAGAAGACCTATTTTGGGTGTAATATTCgatagttgttgttttgatatGCAGGAAAACACCGTGCTTACAGTCATGATGGGTGGCAAATGGTTTGAGCACTATTTTGGCAGAAATCCTACACAAAAGGAACTCTTAGATATAGCGCTGAATGAGCTGCAGCATATATTGGGTATACATCAGGAACCCAAAACAACTAGGGtgcatattttgaaaaaatgtataccGCAATATAATGTCGGCCACAGGCAAAGGGTCGAAGACATAAGACGTTATATACAACGCTACAAATTACCGCTTTCGTTGTGTGGTTCAGCTTATGATGGCGTAGGTATTAATGATGTTATATTGTCTGCCAGAAAGAGTGTATACGAACTGCCTTcgatttga
- the LOC135964188 gene encoding uncharacterized protein LOC135964188 gives MTSSLGFYLKPKVLESNSFEDDDLFGNEEDDEDFDNQGYLQDVPYTSSSVDRSSIGSIPWADDAIKINKMEWERVEKMLSAIEPLTTAEDDLKKEILDWQKKFPKLLNKSKYKMKNLSSDSLDIESLPSLDLSSDEEDEDKITLTRDRIADVSITPTPSIRKSSEEDNNLCQLMDNFTLNSAPLKLNQRETNRTLINKRKCASSTSSYSLRSPPTPIQQVPLATTATNRFRMPPILNVLDSRRKFRSLSQNKNPSFVQLTQIQQAKSAAVAQEQKSRSRYHTGHRSAWHVPLAANRFFNNRNSIILPSISSRQQVIQQYSTQPTTTSTTSEMGNSNTTPSSSGPRSNLLRSNNNSFTRNLSTKHQLVLGGFTTNASTQTNSSNTTTSGRSISAAVQYPRVTTFNALYLPYSASKFHAFK, from the coding sequence atGACCTCTAGTCTAgggttttatttaaaaccaaaagTTTTGGAATCAAACAGTTTTGAAGACGACGATCTATTTGGTAATGAGGAGGACGATGAAGATTTTGATAATCAAGGATATCTACAGGATGTGCCTTATACTTCAAGTAGTGTGGATAGAAGCTCAATTGGGTCTATTCCCTGGGCAGATGATGctatcaaaataaacaaaatggaaTGGGAAAGAGTTGAAAAGATGTTAAGTGCTATAGAACCATTAACAACAGCAGAAGATGAtttgaaaaaggaaattttGGACTGGCAAAAGAAATTTCCTAAATTACTTAACAAAagcaaatataaaatgaaaaatttaagttcTGACTCGTTGGATATAGAATCATTGCCTAGTCTCGACTTGTCGTCTGATGAAGAGGACGAAGATAAAATAACATTAACCAGAGATCGCATAGCAGATGTATCAATAACTCCCACACCGTCCATACGCAAATCATCAGAAGAAGATAACAATTTGTGTCAACTAATGgacaattttacattaaattcgGCGCCTTTGAAACTAAACCAACGTGAAACAAATAGAACactaattaataaaagaaagtgTGCTAGTTCGACTTCCTCTTATTCATTACGTTCTCCACCTACGCCTATACAACAAGTTCCTTTAGCCACTACTGCAACTAATCGTTTTCGAATGCCTCCTATATTAAATGTATTGGACTCTAGAAGGAAATTTCGAAGTTTGAGCCAAAATAAAAATCCCAGTTTTGTACAATTGACACAAATACAACAGGCTAAATCGGCCGCTGTGGCACAAGAACAAAAATCCCGATCCCGTTATCATACAGGTCATAGGTCAGCTTGGCATGTTCCCTTGGCCGCtaatcggttttttaataaCCGAAACTCAATTATATTACCATCCATATCATCTAGACAGCAAGTTATTCAGCAATACAGCACACAACCTACAACTACATCAACGACCAGTGAAATGGGCAACTCAAACACAACGCCCTCATCTAGTGGACCAAGGTCAAACTTATTGAGATCAAACAACAATAGCTTTACTCGTAATTTATCGACCAAACATCAGTTAGTCTTAGGAGGCTTTACAACGAATGCCTCTACACAAACTAATAGTTCGAATACAACAACATCAGGGAGATCAATATCGGCTGCAGTACAGTATCCCAGAGTTACTACTTTTAATGCTTTATACTTACCGTATAGTGCCTCGAAATTTCACGCTTTCAAATAA
- the ash2 gene encoding set1/Ash2 histone methyltransferase complex subunit ASH2 isoform X1, with protein sequence MEDMQTDSNSQLEIMHETQSEKRSQAVEEEKAGYCYCGKDRNLNIIELLCANCSRWFHESCIGYQMGKLVPFITNYVFICKNCSPSGLENFRRSQASIPQMCVTAIANMRQNSLKEGKPKSIFSKDKDIIPFIEQYWEAMTTMPRRVTQSWHTTVQRSLLKDVQITFIYEEHPENGSMFGLLSSDLTQIKPSYEAMGKLGALRLAEDGYAQASLSKNNRQNKRKFPGTDSGPTGKKGRPSSDITSNVKLPAHGYPLEHPFNKDGYRYILAEPDPHAPFRQEFDESSDWAGKPIPGWLYRTLVPNSVLLALHDRAPQLKISEDRLAVTGEKGYCMVRATHSVNRGRWYFEVTIEEMPEGSATRLGWGQEYGNLQAPLGYDKFGYSWRSRKGTRFSESHGKHYSESYVEGDTLGFLIDLPQEREVDYLPNTFKDRPLVKFKSHLYYEDKDKIQETLKNLRIAPGSKIEFFKNGQSQGVAFSDVYAGSYYPTISIHKSATVSVNFGPTFKYPEIITNYKAKGMYDRVEELICEQSLSDLLYLTENEGRLRLDNFSI encoded by the exons ATGGAAGATATGCAAACTGATAGTAATTCTCAATTAGAAATTATGCATGAAACACAAAGTGAAAAGAGAAGTCAGGCGGTAGAGGAGGAAAAAGCCGGCTATTGTTATtg CGGCAAGGATCGAAATTTAAACATCATTGAACTGTTGTGTGCCAATTGTAGTCGATGGTTTCATGAATCCTGTATTGGTTATCAAATGGGCAAACTGGTGCCATTTATAACAAACTATGTTTTTATCTGCAAAAACTGTTCTCCAAGTGGTTTGGAGAACTTTCGTCGCTCACAAGCCT CCATACCACAAATGTGTGTCACTGCCATTGCCAACATGAGACAGAATTCTTTGAAAGAGGGCAAACCGAAGAGTATTTTCAGTAAAGACAAAGATATTATACCATTTATAGAACAGTATTGGGAAGCTATGACAACAATGCCGCGCAGAGTTACGCAATCGTGGCATACAACGGTACAACGTTCCTTATTGAAAGATGTCCAAATAACATTTATATACGAAGAACATCCCGAAAACGGATCCATGTTTGGTTTGTTATCCTCCGATTTAACTCAAATTAAGCCTAGTTATGAGGCTATGGGAAAGTTGGGTGCACTAAGACTGGCGGAAGATGGTTATGCCCAAG CTTCTTTATCGAAAAATAATAGACAAAATAAGCGGAAATTTCCTGGCACAGATTCGGGTCCTACTGGTAAAAAGGGTAGACCCAGCTCTGATATAACATCTAATGTGAAATTACCTGCCCATGGTTATCCTTTGGAACATCCATTCAACAAAGATGGTTATCGTTATATATTGGCAGAGCCAGATCCACATGCTCCATTTAGGCAGGAATTTGATGAATCGTCTGATTGGGCTGGTAAACCTATACCGGGATGGTTATATAGAACCTTAGTGCCTAACAGTGTACTCTTGGCATTGCACGATCGAGCACCACAACTAAAAATCTCTGAAGATCGTTTAGCCGTAACCGGGGAAAAGGGATATTGTATGGTTAGAGCCACTCACt CTGTTAACCGTGGTCGTTGGTATTTTGAGGTAACCATAGAAGAAATGCCTGAGGGTTCAGCCACACGTTTAGGTTGGGGCCAGGAGTATGGTAATCTACAGGCCCCTCTGGGTTATGATAAATTCGGTTATTCTTGGCGTTCGCGCAAGGGTACACGTTTTAGTGAAAGCCATGGCAAACATTATAGCGAATCATATGTAGAAGGTGATACTCTTGGCTTTTTAATCGATCTACCCCAAGAAAGGGAAGTGGACTATCTACCTAATACTTTTAAAGATAGA CCGCtggttaaattcaaatcgcatCTTTACTATGAGGACAAGGATAAAATTCAAGAGACATTGAAAAATTTGCGCATAGCACCGGGTagtaaaatagaattttttaaaaatggacaATCTCAGGGTGTAGCATTTAGTGATGTTTATGCAGGATCATATTATCCAACCATATCAATACATAAAAGTGCCACAGTTAGTGTGAATTTCGGGCCAACATTTAAATATCCAGAAATCATAACAAACTATAAAGCAAAAGGC ATGTACGATCGAGTTGAAGAGTTGATATGCGAACAATCTCTATCGGATTTATTGTACTTAACCGAAAATGAAGGAAGATTACGTTTGGATAACTTCAgcatataa
- the LOC135964191 gene encoding bolA-like protein DDB_G0274169: MINITRLLIKRPLVQIHNKMSSLAESKGPVADAISVAITEHLQPVHLEVINESYMHNVPKGAETHFKVLIVSEKFEELPLIKRHRLVNQVVKEKLEDLFPHALSIEAKTPKQWQPTYTVEPSPNCRGGFGK; encoded by the exons ATGATAAATATTACCCGTTTATTAATCAAAAGAC CTCTGGTGCAAATACATAACAAAATGAGTAGTTTAGCTGAAAGCAAAGGACCTGTAGCTGATGCAATTTCTGTAGCCATAACAGAACATTTGCAACCGGTGCACTTGGAAGTCATAAATGAGTCCTACATGCATAATGTTCCCAAAGGAGCTGAAACACATTTCAAAGTTTTGATAGTTTCGGAAAAGTTTGAGGAACTACCATTGATAAAG AGACATCGTTTGGTGAACCAAGTGGTTAAAGAAAAGTTGGAGGATCTATTTCCCCACGCCTTGTCTATAGAAGCCAAAACACCCAAACAATGGCAGCCCACTTACACCGTAGAACCCAGTCCAAACTGTAGAGGAGGTTTTGGAAAGTAA
- the ash2 gene encoding set1/Ash2 histone methyltransferase complex subunit ASH2 isoform X2, which yields MESVVTRDEEPSLSKNNRQNKRKFPGTDSGPTGKKGRPSSDITSNVKLPAHGYPLEHPFNKDGYRYILAEPDPHAPFRQEFDESSDWAGKPIPGWLYRTLVPNSVLLALHDRAPQLKISEDRLAVTGEKGYCMVRATHSVNRGRWYFEVTIEEMPEGSATRLGWGQEYGNLQAPLGYDKFGYSWRSRKGTRFSESHGKHYSESYVEGDTLGFLIDLPQEREVDYLPNTFKDRPLVKFKSHLYYEDKDKIQETLKNLRIAPGSKIEFFKNGQSQGVAFSDVYAGSYYPTISIHKSATVSVNFGPTFKYPEIITNYKAKGMYDRVEELICEQSLSDLLYLTENEGRLRLDNFSI from the exons ATGGAAAGTGTGGTTACGCGTGATGAAGAAC CTTCTTTATCGAAAAATAATAGACAAAATAAGCGGAAATTTCCTGGCACAGATTCGGGTCCTACTGGTAAAAAGGGTAGACCCAGCTCTGATATAACATCTAATGTGAAATTACCTGCCCATGGTTATCCTTTGGAACATCCATTCAACAAAGATGGTTATCGTTATATATTGGCAGAGCCAGATCCACATGCTCCATTTAGGCAGGAATTTGATGAATCGTCTGATTGGGCTGGTAAACCTATACCGGGATGGTTATATAGAACCTTAGTGCCTAACAGTGTACTCTTGGCATTGCACGATCGAGCACCACAACTAAAAATCTCTGAAGATCGTTTAGCCGTAACCGGGGAAAAGGGATATTGTATGGTTAGAGCCACTCACt CTGTTAACCGTGGTCGTTGGTATTTTGAGGTAACCATAGAAGAAATGCCTGAGGGTTCAGCCACACGTTTAGGTTGGGGCCAGGAGTATGGTAATCTACAGGCCCCTCTGGGTTATGATAAATTCGGTTATTCTTGGCGTTCGCGCAAGGGTACACGTTTTAGTGAAAGCCATGGCAAACATTATAGCGAATCATATGTAGAAGGTGATACTCTTGGCTTTTTAATCGATCTACCCCAAGAAAGGGAAGTGGACTATCTACCTAATACTTTTAAAGATAGA CCGCtggttaaattcaaatcgcatCTTTACTATGAGGACAAGGATAAAATTCAAGAGACATTGAAAAATTTGCGCATAGCACCGGGTagtaaaatagaattttttaaaaatggacaATCTCAGGGTGTAGCATTTAGTGATGTTTATGCAGGATCATATTATCCAACCATATCAATACATAAAAGTGCCACAGTTAGTGTGAATTTCGGGCCAACATTTAAATATCCAGAAATCATAACAAACTATAAAGCAAAAGGC ATGTACGATCGAGTTGAAGAGTTGATATGCGAACAATCTCTATCGGATTTATTGTACTTAACCGAAAATGAAGGAAGATTACGTTTGGATAACTTCAgcatataa